A stretch of the Paramormyrops kingsleyae isolate MSU_618 chromosome 16, PKINGS_0.4, whole genome shotgun sequence genome encodes the following:
- the map2 gene encoding microtubule-associated protein 2 isoform X1, producing the protein MADSRQPKDSSPQWGPPGTPEQGLAAGHDENDYSSYRSFQPGAAAAPYTSARENGFNGDLSGGHMVTAEQVSARIVQEVTAEAVAVLKGEQEPRQESARRLPSVEDSANLPPSPPPSPAAEQFGPLEQDVGDEEKAGPLQRFQNSRERCKFLAPSISVSVPDDDPYHSDEEYYEHPLFSPEWTRYGSRPSGQVAAFRQIEEDETLEALTAADEEEEFAAAALEEQEQLSSGEEPEQGPAAQGLEQAEVVSEPQALPCPQAEAASVPTGAVAVRAVEGGLELYPQEALKMEFGRPMESEETSPLDLGFPGLMEHSEVRGLQHDLMFTPSDTHEEGLVPSNGQGYPKDTTEPSFLQLDQVSQKPDEQVFGEIPMKGTEEITLPRTTAEKQPSVEVLESNSLLDRSADQDIQKMAISDKPEDMIGEKKIKLEDKSDQAMEAFSRSKDVNEAWLSDPHLGVKPESIFEKDQLIAPFSESREDTSTHAKATPAKEELIQHPDFGEPSAALGLHLESFDTDKSGMSAYFETSALKEDDVRGNGEGYYELIDASEKTSEKVPVAPSLDEVSYSTLVKPPEDAYRSIVEEPQALPAVEKKDECRLSPGKLSLEQRSYSLNIPIASMDPSGGQGRPRNFSPLATDIMSYTSGSLDESADYLPVTTPSVEKQPVFPPLILETAASVTSPISSPPAATPITKVSPQAESPESPGPMKFYYKNGTVMAPDLPEMLDLAGARSRLTSESVDPEMMRRKSVPADVPGLMGDSLAQLGLVDQSQKTARSESQLEELGYCVFNEYSGPMPSPADVHSPMDSPPQIFTTMASEERDMGHSGVSEDAHVPKAESEVSGINDTLMQAVDSSKDGDVKEFKKEDLDGEKVVTAEGVPAKDAKAEPSIKPAELFDEKAKDLNLTTGLTGDIKDQIIPEVEELELSREASPVPTEGFFQVLQPDEAPKPLATPTVKVTLDESEPELDMATKLAMDTEAQIADYERKIHKLETENRPLSVEEERELQELREKVKEKPDLVHQEAYEEVDAEDVYQLTGVGKARLARPIKPSPTSSMESATEDEKVEVCEKEKPTQPESETTPKEESWVPSPVDSLESTAETKDVIAPEKPKQAEDIAASLPAKAEVPVTKPSDVSEEPEEPTPVIATDKGELKELEDVDVELAEEPDEVIKEAEEKEEQQSEEEKAVEKEVVPEDAKTKELVEPQAIIESVVTVEDDFITVVQTIDKGEEPGHSVRFSAPLEDDQPRINQEEEEEESVEMALEVEMEAASLEEVSDIPEAPEVPAVPVKEVVPDSEGITESYDDYKDETTIDDSILDTDSAWVDSQDYDQSMASEKVEPLPKTPKSPIKRAAVEKRPKERMAGRMKGRVSTPECKPSRKEPIFFPRDDLKKKKAVIKKPDFTKKPDTQSHSPSRRSVVKPAVRQPRPAQHHACAGRRAPAAPFTETRQSHSMTRQSRDRTSDGSSRSPEKRSSLPRPASILTRRPHPAEHDESSTSITSSGSTAPRRPTSFRTEGRAEQRTGRAPSMTGTESARSRSARSGTSTPHTPGSTAVTPGTPPSYSCRTPGTPGTPSYPRTPGTPKSLSLLSQEKKVAIVRTPPKSPATTPKQLRVLNQPMPDLRNVKSKIGSIDNIKYQPKGGQIQIQTKKIDLSHVTSKCGSLDNIRHRPGGGNVRIESVKLDFKDKAQAKVGSLENAHHIPGGGNVMIESHKLSFRDSAKARVDHGAEIVTQSPGRSGGVSPHRHSHMSSSGSINLMESPQLATLAEDVTAALAKQGL; encoded by the exons ATGGCAGACAGTCGGCAGCCCAAAGACAGCAGCCCACAGTGGGGGCCCCCAGGGACCCCGGAACAGGGATTAGCTGCCGGCCACGACGAGAACGATTACTCTTCCTACAGGTCATTCCAGCCTGGTGCAGCCGCCGCCCCTTACACCAGCGCCAGGGAGAATGGCTTCAACGGCGACCTGTCCGGCGGACATATGGTGACCGCGG AGCAAGTGTCGGCACGCATCGTGCAGGAGGTGACGGCCGAGGCTGTGGCCGTACTGAAGGGCGAACAGGAGCCTCGTCAGGAGTCTGCCAGGAGACTGCCCTCAG TCGAAGACTCGGCTAACCTGCCACCGTCTCCTCCGCCCTCGCCGGCCGCAGAGCAGTTCGGACCTCTGGAGCAAG ATGTAGGGGATGAGGAGAAGGCAGGCCCTCTCCAACGCTTCCAAAATTCTCGGGAGCGGTGCAAGTTCCTCGCCCCCTCCATCTCGGTGTCTGTGCCCGACGATGACCCCTACCACTCTGATGAGGAATACTATGAGCACCCCTTGTTCAGCCCTGAGTGGACACGCTATGGCTCTCGCCCTTCGGGGCAAGTGGCCGCGTTTAGGCAGATCGAAG AAGACGAGACACTAGAGGCTCTTACCGCAGCCGACGAGGAAGAGGAGTTTGCGGCGGCAGCTCTTGAGGAGCAAGAGCAGCTAAGCAGTGGGGAAGAGCCTGAGCAGGGGCCTGCGGCTCAGGGCTTAGAGCAGGCAGAGGTCGTAAGCGAGCCCCAGGCTCTGCCCTGTCCGCAGGCCGAGGCAGCTAGTGTGCCTACAGGAGCCGTCGCCGTGAGAGCTGTTGAGGGAGGGTTGGAACTGTACCCCCAGGAAG CCCTGAAGATGGAATTTGGGAGACCAATGGAAAGTGAGGAGACCAGCCCTTTGGACCTTGGCTTCCCAGGATTGATGGAACACTCAGAAGTTCGAGGTCTGCAACATGACCTAATGTTCACCCCGTCGGACACCCATGAAGAAGGTCTTGTCCCATCAAATGGTCAGGGTTACCCTAAAGATACAACTGAACCATCCTTCCTGCAGTTGGACCAGGTATCACAGAAACCTGACGAACAAGTCTTTGGAGAGATCCCCATGAAAGGGACTGAAGAAATAACTTTACCCAGGACCACTGCTGAGAAGCAGCCTTCGGTTGAAGTGCTTGAGTCTAATAGCCTCTTGGACAGGTCTGCTGATCAGGATATACAGAAAATGGCAATAAGTGATAAGCCGGAGGATATGATTGGAGAAAAGAAGATTAAATTAGAGGATAAGTCAGACCAGGCAATGGAGGCCTTTAGTAGGAGCAAGGATGTTAATGAAGCATGGCTATCAGACCCTCATTTAGGTGTTAAGCCTGAGAGTATTTTTGAAAAAGACCAGCTTATTGCACCATTTAGTGAAAGTAGAGAGGATACATCTACTCACGCAAAAGCAACCCCTGCAAAAGAGGAACTGATACAGCATCCAGACTTTGGTGAACCCTCAGCAGCTTTGGGTCTGCATCTAGAGAGCTTCGATACTGACAAGTCTGGCATGTCAGCTTATTTTGAGACTTCTGCTCTTAAGGAAGATGATGTCAGAGGCAATGGAGAAGGCTACTATGAACTAATTGATGCTAGCGAGAAGACTTCTGAGAAGGTACCAGTGGCTCCTTCTCTAGATGAAGTAAGCTACAGTACACTTGTTAAGCCTCCAGAGGATGCTTACAGGAGCATTGTAGAGGAGCCACAGGCTCTTCCTGCTGTGGAGAAGAAGGATGAGTGCAGGCTTTCACCAGGTAAATTGTCACTGGAGCAGAGGAGTTACTCTTTGAACATCCCTATTGCATCCATGGATCCAAGTGGGGGACAAGGACGGCCAAGGAACTTCTCCCCCTTAGCCACAGACATTATGTCCTACACAAGTGGAAGTCTTGATGAGTCTGCAGACTACCTTCCAGTTACAACCCCTTCTGTTGAGAAGCAACCGGTTTTCCCACCTCTAATTCTGGAAACCGCTGCCTCTGTCACCAGTCCCATCTCATCCCCACCTGCAGCCACACCCATCACAAAGGTGAGCCCGCAGGCGGAGTCTCCCGAATCTCCCGGACCTATGAAGTTTTACTACAAAAATGGGACTGTGATGGCCCCAGACCTGCCAGAAATGCTAGATTTGGCAGGAGCCAGGTCAAGACTAACATCTGAGAGTGTTGACCCAGAGATGATGAGAAGAAAGTCTGTCCCTGCTGATGTTCCAGGGCTGATGGGAGACTCTCTGGCTCAATTAGGTTTAGTAGACCAGAGTCAGAAGACAGCAAGAAGCGAAAGCCAGTTAGAGGAGCTGGGCTATTGTGTTTTTAATGAGTATTCTGGACCAATGCCCTCACCTGCAGATGTTCACAGTCCCATGGATTCACCTCCTCAAATCTTTACCACTATGGCTTCAGAAGAGAGGGATATGGGGCATTCAGGTGTCAGTGAAGATGCTCATGTACCGAAAGCTGAATCAGAAGTAAGTGGAATTAATGACACCCTAATGCAAGCTGTGGACAGTTCAAAAGACGGAGATGTTAAAGAGTTTAAAAAGGAAGACTTGGATGGAGAGAAAGTTGTCACAGCTGAAGGAGTTCCAGCAAAAGATGCTAAGGCAGAACCTTCAATCAAACCTGCTGAATTATTTGATGAAAAAGCCAAGGATTTAAATCTAACTACTGGGCTTACAGGTGACATTAAAGACCAAATCATTCCTGAGGTAGAAGAGCTGGAACTCTCAAGAGAAGCATCCCCTGTACCCACAGAGGGGTTCTTCCAGGTTCTTCAGCCTGATGAGGCACCTAAACCTTTGGCAACACCAACAGTGAAAGTGACTCTTGATGAATCAGAACCTGAACTTGACATGGCGACAAAATTAGCCATGGATACTGAGGCTCAAATCGCAGACTATGAAAGGAAAATTCACAAACTGGAAACGGAGAATAGGCCTTTGAGTGTAGAGGAGGAACGGGAGCTTCAAGAACTTCGGGAGAAAGTCAAGGAGAAACCAGACTTAGTACACCAAGAGGCCTATGAAGAGGTGGATGCAGAGGATGTCTACCAGCTTACAGGTGTTGGAAAGGCTAGACTTGCAAGACCCATAAAACCATCACCCACATCTTCCATGGAGAGTGCCACAGAAGATGAGAAGGTAGAGGTGTGTGAAAAAGAAAAGCCCACACAACCAGAATCAGAAACTACTCCAAAGGAAGAAAGCTGGGTACCATCACCTGTGGATTCTTTGGAGAGCACAGCAGAAACGAAAGATGTTATTGCACCAGAGAAACCAAAGCAGGCAGAAGATATAGCTGCTTCCCTCCCAGCCAAAGCAGAGGTTCCAGTGACAAAACCCTCTGACGTTTCTGAAGAACCAGAAGAGCCTACTCCAGTTATCGCAACTGATAAAGGAGAACTGAAAGAACTGGAGGATGTGGATGTAGAGCTAGCTGAAGAGCCAGATGAAGTCATTAAGGAAGCAGAAGAGAAGGAGGAACAACAGTCTGAAGAGGAGAAAGCAGTGGAGAAAGAGGTGGTCCCAGAGGATGCTAAGACTAAGGAGCTAGTTGAACCTCAAGCCATCATTGAGTCTGTGGTCACTGTTGAGGATGACTTTATCACGGTGGTGCAGACTATTGATAAAGGGGAGGAGCCGGGCCACAGTGTCCGCTTCTCCGCCCCACTCGAGGATGACCAGCCACGTATCAAccaagaggaggaggaggaggagtcaGTTGAAATGGCACTTGAAGTGGAAATGGAGGCAGCCAGCTTGGAGGAGGTGTCAGATATACCCGAGGCCCCGGAGGTTCCAGCTGTACCTGTGAAGGAGGTGGTCCCAGACAGCGAAGGCATAACTGAGTCTTATGATGACTATAAGGACGAGACAACCATTGATGACTCTATTTTAGACACAGACAGTGCCTGGGTGGATTCACAAG ATTACGACCAAAGCATGGCTTCAGAAAAAGTGGAGCCCCTGCCCAAAACGCCGAAGAGTCCTATCAAGAGAGCCGCCGTGGAAAAGCGGCCAAAGGAGAGAATGGCGGGCAGAATGAAGGGGCGCGTCTCCACCCCGGAGTGTAAACCAAGCCGGAAGGAGCCCATCTTCTTCCCCAGGGATGacctgaagaagaaaaaag CTGTGATTAAGAAGCCTGACTTTACTAAAAAACCAGACACACAGAGCCACTCTCCCTCCCGGAGGAGTGTGGTAAAGCCGGCGGTGAGGCAGCCTAGGCCCGCCCAGCACCATGCCTGTGCTGGCCGGAGAGCTCCAG CAGCACCCTTCACTGAGACCAGGCAGTCACACAGCATGACGCGGCAATCCCGGGACCGTACCTCT GACGGCAGCTCGCGGAGCCCCGAGAAGCGCTCCTCCCTGCCCAGACCCGCCTCCATCCTGACCCGCCGCCCCCACCCGGCCGAGCACGACGAGAGCTCCACCTCCATCACCAGCTCCGGCTCGACGGCGCCGCGCCGGCCCACCT CGTTCCGCACCGAAGGCCGAGCAGAGCAGAGGACTGGACGTGCGCCCAGTATGACGG GGACGGAATCGGCACGCTCTCGCTCGGCACGTAGCGGCACCTCCACGCCTCACACCCCCGGCTCCACCGCCGTCACCCCCGGTACGCCCCCCAGCTACTCCTGCCGCACCCCCGGCACCCCCGGCACACCCAGCTACCCGCGCACGCCGGGAACGCCCAAGTCCCTGAGCCTACTCTCCCAGGAGAAGAAGGTGGCCATCGTCCGTACGCCGCCCAAGTCACCTGCCACGACGCCAAAGCAGCTGCGCGTTCTCAACCAGCCCATGCCGGACCTCCGGAACGTCAAGTCCAAGATCGGCTCCATCGACAACATCAAATACCAGCCCAAGGGAGGCCAG ATCCAGATTCAAACCAAGAAGATCGAcctgagtcatgtgacctccAAGTGTGGCTCCCTGGACAACATCCGCCATCGCCCAG GTGGGGGTAACGTGCGCATCGAGAGCGTGAAGCTCGACTTCAAAGACAAGGCCCAGGCCAAGGTCGGCTCTTTGGAAAACGCTCACCACATCCCCGGCGGAGGGAATGTGATG ATCGAGAGCCACAAGCTGTCGTTCCGCGACTCGGCGAAGGCCCGTGTGGACCACGGCGCAGAGATCGTGACGCAGTCGCCGGGCCGCTCCGGGGGCGTCTCCCCACACCGCCACAGCCACATGTCATCCTCCGGCAGCATTAACCTGATGGAGTCGCCGCAGCTGGCCACTCTGGCAGAGGACGTCACCGCCGCACTGGCCAAACAGGGCTTGTGA
- the map2 gene encoding microtubule-associated protein 2 isoform X3 produces the protein MADSRQPKDSSPQWGPPGTPEQGLAAGHDENDYSSYRSFQPGAAAAPYTSARENGFNGDLSGGHMVTAEQVSARIVQEVTAEAVAVLKGEQEPRQESARRLPSVEDSANLPPSPPPSPAAEQFGPLEQDVGDEEKAGPLQRFQNSRERCKFLAPSISVSVPDDDPYHSDEEYYEHPLFSPEWTRYGSRPSGQVAAFRQIEDETLEALTAADEEEEFAAAALEEQEQLSSGEEPEQGPAAQGLEQAEVVSEPQALPCPQAEAASVPTGAVAVRAVEGGLELYPQEALKMEFGRPMESEETSPLDLGFPGLMEHSEVRGLQHDLMFTPSDTHEEGLVPSNGQGYPKDTTEPSFLQLDQVSQKPDEQVFGEIPMKGTEEITLPRTTAEKQPSVEVLESNSLLDRSADQDIQKMAISDKPEDMIGEKKIKLEDKSDQAMEAFSRSKDVNEAWLSDPHLGVKPESIFEKDQLIAPFSESREDTSTHAKATPAKEELIQHPDFGEPSAALGLHLESFDTDKSGMSAYFETSALKEDDVRGNGEGYYELIDASEKTSEKVPVAPSLDEVSYSTLVKPPEDAYRSIVEEPQALPAVEKKDECRLSPGKLSLEQRSYSLNIPIASMDPSGGQGRPRNFSPLATDIMSYTSGSLDESADYLPVTTPSVEKQPVFPPLILETAASVTSPISSPPAATPITKVSPQAESPESPGPMKFYYKNGTVMAPDLPEMLDLAGARSRLTSESVDPEMMRRKSVPADVPGLMGDSLAQLGLVDQSQKTARSESQLEELGYCVFNEYSGPMPSPADVHSPMDSPPQIFTTMASEERDMGHSGVSEDAHVPKAESEVSGINDTLMQAVDSSKDGDVKEFKKEDLDGEKVVTAEGVPAKDAKAEPSIKPAELFDEKAKDLNLTTGLTGDIKDQIIPEVEELELSREASPVPTEGFFQVLQPDEAPKPLATPTVKVTLDESEPELDMATKLAMDTEAQIADYERKIHKLETENRPLSVEEERELQELREKVKEKPDLVHQEAYEEVDAEDVYQLTGVGKARLARPIKPSPTSSMESATEDEKVEVCEKEKPTQPESETTPKEESWVPSPVDSLESTAETKDVIAPEKPKQAEDIAASLPAKAEVPVTKPSDVSEEPEEPTPVIATDKGELKELEDVDVELAEEPDEVIKEAEEKEEQQSEEEKAVEKEVVPEDAKTKELVEPQAIIESVVTVEDDFITVVQTIDKGEEPGHSVRFSAPLEDDQPRINQEEEEEESVEMALEVEMEAASLEEVSDIPEAPEVPAVPVKEVVPDSEGITESYDDYKDETTIDDSILDTDSAWVDSQDYDQSMASEKVEPLPKTPKSPIKRAAVEKRPKERMAGRMKGRVSTPECKPSRKEPIFFPRDDLKKKKAVIKKPDFTKKPDTQSHSPSRRSVVKPAVRQPRPAQHHACAGRRAPAAPFTETRQSHSMTRQSRDRTSDGSSRSPEKRSSLPRPASILTRRPHPAEHDESSTSITSSGSTAPRRPTSFRTEGRAEQRTGRAPSMTGTESARSRSARSGTSTPHTPGSTAVTPGTPPSYSCRTPGTPGTPSYPRTPGTPKSLSLLSQEKKVAIVRTPPKSPATTPKQLRVLNQPMPDLRNVKSKIGSIDNIKYQPKGGQIQIQTKKIDLSHVTSKCGSLDNIRHRPGGGNVRIESVKLDFKDKAQAKVGSLENAHHIPGGGNVMIESHKLSFRDSAKARVDHGAEIVTQSPGRSGGVSPHRHSHMSSSGSINLMESPQLATLAEDVTAALAKQGL, from the exons ATGGCAGACAGTCGGCAGCCCAAAGACAGCAGCCCACAGTGGGGGCCCCCAGGGACCCCGGAACAGGGATTAGCTGCCGGCCACGACGAGAACGATTACTCTTCCTACAGGTCATTCCAGCCTGGTGCAGCCGCCGCCCCTTACACCAGCGCCAGGGAGAATGGCTTCAACGGCGACCTGTCCGGCGGACATATGGTGACCGCGG AGCAAGTGTCGGCACGCATCGTGCAGGAGGTGACGGCCGAGGCTGTGGCCGTACTGAAGGGCGAACAGGAGCCTCGTCAGGAGTCTGCCAGGAGACTGCCCTCAG TCGAAGACTCGGCTAACCTGCCACCGTCTCCTCCGCCCTCGCCGGCCGCAGAGCAGTTCGGACCTCTGGAGCAAG ATGTAGGGGATGAGGAGAAGGCAGGCCCTCTCCAACGCTTCCAAAATTCTCGGGAGCGGTGCAAGTTCCTCGCCCCCTCCATCTCGGTGTCTGTGCCCGACGATGACCCCTACCACTCTGATGAGGAATACTATGAGCACCCCTTGTTCAGCCCTGAGTGGACACGCTATGGCTCTCGCCCTTCGGGGCAAGTGGCCGCGTTTAGGCAGATCGAAG ACGAGACACTAGAGGCTCTTACCGCAGCCGACGAGGAAGAGGAGTTTGCGGCGGCAGCTCTTGAGGAGCAAGAGCAGCTAAGCAGTGGGGAAGAGCCTGAGCAGGGGCCTGCGGCTCAGGGCTTAGAGCAGGCAGAGGTCGTAAGCGAGCCCCAGGCTCTGCCCTGTCCGCAGGCCGAGGCAGCTAGTGTGCCTACAGGAGCCGTCGCCGTGAGAGCTGTTGAGGGAGGGTTGGAACTGTACCCCCAGGAAG CCCTGAAGATGGAATTTGGGAGACCAATGGAAAGTGAGGAGACCAGCCCTTTGGACCTTGGCTTCCCAGGATTGATGGAACACTCAGAAGTTCGAGGTCTGCAACATGACCTAATGTTCACCCCGTCGGACACCCATGAAGAAGGTCTTGTCCCATCAAATGGTCAGGGTTACCCTAAAGATACAACTGAACCATCCTTCCTGCAGTTGGACCAGGTATCACAGAAACCTGACGAACAAGTCTTTGGAGAGATCCCCATGAAAGGGACTGAAGAAATAACTTTACCCAGGACCACTGCTGAGAAGCAGCCTTCGGTTGAAGTGCTTGAGTCTAATAGCCTCTTGGACAGGTCTGCTGATCAGGATATACAGAAAATGGCAATAAGTGATAAGCCGGAGGATATGATTGGAGAAAAGAAGATTAAATTAGAGGATAAGTCAGACCAGGCAATGGAGGCCTTTAGTAGGAGCAAGGATGTTAATGAAGCATGGCTATCAGACCCTCATTTAGGTGTTAAGCCTGAGAGTATTTTTGAAAAAGACCAGCTTATTGCACCATTTAGTGAAAGTAGAGAGGATACATCTACTCACGCAAAAGCAACCCCTGCAAAAGAGGAACTGATACAGCATCCAGACTTTGGTGAACCCTCAGCAGCTTTGGGTCTGCATCTAGAGAGCTTCGATACTGACAAGTCTGGCATGTCAGCTTATTTTGAGACTTCTGCTCTTAAGGAAGATGATGTCAGAGGCAATGGAGAAGGCTACTATGAACTAATTGATGCTAGCGAGAAGACTTCTGAGAAGGTACCAGTGGCTCCTTCTCTAGATGAAGTAAGCTACAGTACACTTGTTAAGCCTCCAGAGGATGCTTACAGGAGCATTGTAGAGGAGCCACAGGCTCTTCCTGCTGTGGAGAAGAAGGATGAGTGCAGGCTTTCACCAGGTAAATTGTCACTGGAGCAGAGGAGTTACTCTTTGAACATCCCTATTGCATCCATGGATCCAAGTGGGGGACAAGGACGGCCAAGGAACTTCTCCCCCTTAGCCACAGACATTATGTCCTACACAAGTGGAAGTCTTGATGAGTCTGCAGACTACCTTCCAGTTACAACCCCTTCTGTTGAGAAGCAACCGGTTTTCCCACCTCTAATTCTGGAAACCGCTGCCTCTGTCACCAGTCCCATCTCATCCCCACCTGCAGCCACACCCATCACAAAGGTGAGCCCGCAGGCGGAGTCTCCCGAATCTCCCGGACCTATGAAGTTTTACTACAAAAATGGGACTGTGATGGCCCCAGACCTGCCAGAAATGCTAGATTTGGCAGGAGCCAGGTCAAGACTAACATCTGAGAGTGTTGACCCAGAGATGATGAGAAGAAAGTCTGTCCCTGCTGATGTTCCAGGGCTGATGGGAGACTCTCTGGCTCAATTAGGTTTAGTAGACCAGAGTCAGAAGACAGCAAGAAGCGAAAGCCAGTTAGAGGAGCTGGGCTATTGTGTTTTTAATGAGTATTCTGGACCAATGCCCTCACCTGCAGATGTTCACAGTCCCATGGATTCACCTCCTCAAATCTTTACCACTATGGCTTCAGAAGAGAGGGATATGGGGCATTCAGGTGTCAGTGAAGATGCTCATGTACCGAAAGCTGAATCAGAAGTAAGTGGAATTAATGACACCCTAATGCAAGCTGTGGACAGTTCAAAAGACGGAGATGTTAAAGAGTTTAAAAAGGAAGACTTGGATGGAGAGAAAGTTGTCACAGCTGAAGGAGTTCCAGCAAAAGATGCTAAGGCAGAACCTTCAATCAAACCTGCTGAATTATTTGATGAAAAAGCCAAGGATTTAAATCTAACTACTGGGCTTACAGGTGACATTAAAGACCAAATCATTCCTGAGGTAGAAGAGCTGGAACTCTCAAGAGAAGCATCCCCTGTACCCACAGAGGGGTTCTTCCAGGTTCTTCAGCCTGATGAGGCACCTAAACCTTTGGCAACACCAACAGTGAAAGTGACTCTTGATGAATCAGAACCTGAACTTGACATGGCGACAAAATTAGCCATGGATACTGAGGCTCAAATCGCAGACTATGAAAGGAAAATTCACAAACTGGAAACGGAGAATAGGCCTTTGAGTGTAGAGGAGGAACGGGAGCTTCAAGAACTTCGGGAGAAAGTCAAGGAGAAACCAGACTTAGTACACCAAGAGGCCTATGAAGAGGTGGATGCAGAGGATGTCTACCAGCTTACAGGTGTTGGAAAGGCTAGACTTGCAAGACCCATAAAACCATCACCCACATCTTCCATGGAGAGTGCCACAGAAGATGAGAAGGTAGAGGTGTGTGAAAAAGAAAAGCCCACACAACCAGAATCAGAAACTACTCCAAAGGAAGAAAGCTGGGTACCATCACCTGTGGATTCTTTGGAGAGCACAGCAGAAACGAAAGATGTTATTGCACCAGAGAAACCAAAGCAGGCAGAAGATATAGCTGCTTCCCTCCCAGCCAAAGCAGAGGTTCCAGTGACAAAACCCTCTGACGTTTCTGAAGAACCAGAAGAGCCTACTCCAGTTATCGCAACTGATAAAGGAGAACTGAAAGAACTGGAGGATGTGGATGTAGAGCTAGCTGAAGAGCCAGATGAAGTCATTAAGGAAGCAGAAGAGAAGGAGGAACAACAGTCTGAAGAGGAGAAAGCAGTGGAGAAAGAGGTGGTCCCAGAGGATGCTAAGACTAAGGAGCTAGTTGAACCTCAAGCCATCATTGAGTCTGTGGTCACTGTTGAGGATGACTTTATCACGGTGGTGCAGACTATTGATAAAGGGGAGGAGCCGGGCCACAGTGTCCGCTTCTCCGCCCCACTCGAGGATGACCAGCCACGTATCAAccaagaggaggaggaggaggagtcaGTTGAAATGGCACTTGAAGTGGAAATGGAGGCAGCCAGCTTGGAGGAGGTGTCAGATATACCCGAGGCCCCGGAGGTTCCAGCTGTACCTGTGAAGGAGGTGGTCCCAGACAGCGAAGGCATAACTGAGTCTTATGATGACTATAAGGACGAGACAACCATTGATGACTCTATTTTAGACACAGACAGTGCCTGGGTGGATTCACAAG ATTACGACCAAAGCATGGCTTCAGAAAAAGTGGAGCCCCTGCCCAAAACGCCGAAGAGTCCTATCAAGAGAGCCGCCGTGGAAAAGCGGCCAAAGGAGAGAATGGCGGGCAGAATGAAGGGGCGCGTCTCCACCCCGGAGTGTAAACCAAGCCGGAAGGAGCCCATCTTCTTCCCCAGGGATGacctgaagaagaaaaaag CTGTGATTAAGAAGCCTGACTTTACTAAAAAACCAGACACACAGAGCCACTCTCCCTCCCGGAGGAGTGTGGTAAAGCCGGCGGTGAGGCAGCCTAGGCCCGCCCAGCACCATGCCTGTGCTGGCCGGAGAGCTCCAG CAGCACCCTTCACTGAGACCAGGCAGTCACACAGCATGACGCGGCAATCCCGGGACCGTACCTCT GACGGCAGCTCGCGGAGCCCCGAGAAGCGCTCCTCCCTGCCCAGACCCGCCTCCATCCTGACCCGCCGCCCCCACCCGGCCGAGCACGACGAGAGCTCCACCTCCATCACCAGCTCCGGCTCGACGGCGCCGCGCCGGCCCACCT CGTTCCGCACCGAAGGCCGAGCAGAGCAGAGGACTGGACGTGCGCCCAGTATGACGG GGACGGAATCGGCACGCTCTCGCTCGGCACGTAGCGGCACCTCCACGCCTCACACCCCCGGCTCCACCGCCGTCACCCCCGGTACGCCCCCCAGCTACTCCTGCCGCACCCCCGGCACCCCCGGCACACCCAGCTACCCGCGCACGCCGGGAACGCCCAAGTCCCTGAGCCTACTCTCCCAGGAGAAGAAGGTGGCCATCGTCCGTACGCCGCCCAAGTCACCTGCCACGACGCCAAAGCAGCTGCGCGTTCTCAACCAGCCCATGCCGGACCTCCGGAACGTCAAGTCCAAGATCGGCTCCATCGACAACATCAAATACCAGCCCAAGGGAGGCCAG ATCCAGATTCAAACCAAGAAGATCGAcctgagtcatgtgacctccAAGTGTGGCTCCCTGGACAACATCCGCCATCGCCCAG GTGGGGGTAACGTGCGCATCGAGAGCGTGAAGCTCGACTTCAAAGACAAGGCCCAGGCCAAGGTCGGCTCTTTGGAAAACGCTCACCACATCCCCGGCGGAGGGAATGTGATG ATCGAGAGCCACAAGCTGTCGTTCCGCGACTCGGCGAAGGCCCGTGTGGACCACGGCGCAGAGATCGTGACGCAGTCGCCGGGCCGCTCCGGGGGCGTCTCCCCACACCGCCACAGCCACATGTCATCCTCCGGCAGCATTAACCTGATGGAGTCGCCGCAGCTGGCCACTCTGGCAGAGGACGTCACCGCCGCACTGGCCAAACAGGGCTTGTGA